The following nucleotide sequence is from Mesorhizobium sp. J8.
CCGGCACCAGCTTTTCCATCGACCGCCACATGACCGCGAGGGCTCTCGGTTTTCGCGAACCGACGCGCAATTCGCTGGACAGCGTCTCGGACCGCGATTTCGCGCTCGAATTCCTCAGCCTCGCCGCGATCTGCGCGACGCATTTGTCCAGGCTGGCCGAGGAGATCATCATCTGGTCGACGCCGCAATTCGGCTTCATCCGGCTCTCGGATTCCTTCTCCACCGGCTCCTCGATCATGCCGCAGAAGAAGAACCCGGACGCCGCCGAGCTGGTGCGCGGCAAGACCGGCCGCATCAACGGCCATCTTGTCGGCCTGCTGACCGTGATGAAGGGCATGCCGCTCACCTATGGCAAGGACATGCAGGAAGACAAGGAAGCGGTCTTCGACGCCGCCGAGACGCTCGACCTGATGCTGGCGGCGACCGCTGGCATGGTGCGCGACATGACCGTCAACGCCGCCGCCATGAAGAAGGCCGCCGGCGCCGGTCACGCCACGGCGACCGACCTTGCCGACTGGCTGGTGCGCAATCTGGGCCTGCCCTTCCGCGAGGCGCACCACGTCACCGGCCGCGCCGTGGCGCTTGCGGAGGAGAAGAAGGTCTCCCTTGAAAAGCTCTCGCTGGACGATCTGCGCTCGATCCATCCCGGCATCTCCGACGGCGTCTTCTCGGTGCTCGCCGTGCAGAACTCCGTGAAGAGCCGCACCAGCTTCGGCGGCACCGCGCCGTCGGAAGTGCGAAAGCAGATCCGCTACTGGAAGAAGCGGCTCGCCAAGGCTTAATGCATGTCGCCCAGAAGTGTGCAGCGGTTCTGGGACAACGACAGGCATCAAAACAAATGCATGTCGCCCAGAAGTGTGCAGCGGTTCTGGGGCAACGGCATGCATGAAAGCAAATGTCGGGATGCAAAGCGCTGAGAACTCGGCTAAAAGCGCAGCACAACAATCAGTTTCGAACGGATGGATCGATGACCCGTAGCAGGATTTTGGTGACGCTGGCGCTGCTGGCGGCGGTTGTCACCGTCACGGCCTGCGGCAGGAAGACCGGCCTCGACACGCCCTACGAGGCAGCGGTGCAGGCGCGCAAGGATGCGGAAAAAGCCAAGCAGCCGGTGCCGCCCGAGCCGGAAAAACCGGTCAAGGACAGGAAGTTCATCCTCGATCCATTGCTCTGATCTTTTCCGGAAACAGTACCCGTGAACCATTTCGATTACCGCGACGGCGTGCTTCATGCCGAGGACGTCGCGATCCCCGACATCGCGGCCGCGGTCGGCACGCCCTTCTATTGCTATTCGACGGCGACGCTGACCCGGCATTTCCGCGTCTTCAGGGAGGCCTTTGCCGGCCTCGACGCGCTCGTCTGCTACGCCATGAAGGCGAATTCCAACCAGGCCGTGCTGAGGACGCTGGCCCGCCAGGGCGCCGGCGCCGACGTGGTGTCGGAAGGCGAGTTGCGCCGCGCCTTGGCTGCCGGCATCCCGGCCGGCAAGATCCTGTTTTCCGGCGTCGGCAAGACCGCGCGCGAAATGGACTTTGCCCTTAGCGCCGGCATTCTCTGCTTCAACGTCGAATCCGAGCCTGAGTTGGAGCTTTTGTCGGCGCGAGCGACGGCGCTCGGCAAGGTGGCGCCGGTCTCGCTGCGCATCAATCCGGATGTCGATGCGAGAACCCACAAGAAGATCTCGACCGGCAAGGCCGAGAACAAGTTCGGCATCCCCTGGCAGCGCGCGCGGCAGGTCTATGCCCGCGCCGCGCAACTGCCGGGCATCAAGGTGACCGGCATCGACACCCATATCGGCAGCCAGATCACCGAATTGCAGCCCTTCGACGACGCCTTCGCATTGCTCGTCGAACTGGTCGGGGCGCTGCGCGCCGACGGACATGCGATCGAACATGTCGATCTCGGCGGCGGCCTCGGCATTCCCTACCGTGTCGACAACAGCCCGCCGCCTTTGCCTGACGCCTATGCCGAGATCGTCAGGAAGCACGTCACCAGGCTTGGCCTCAAGGTGATGTTCGAGCCTGGACGGCTGATCGTCGGCAATGCCGGCATCCTGGTGTCCGAGGTGATCTATGTGAAGGAAGGCGACGCCAGGAACTTCCTTGTCGTCGACGCCGCCATGAATGACCTGATCCGGCCGACGCTCTATGACGCCTTCCACGACATCAGGCCGGTGGTGCAGCCACCCGCCTCCACGCCGCGCATGAAGGTCGACGTCGTCGGCCCGGTCTGCGAGACCGGCGACTTCATCGGCCTGGACCGCGACCTGCCGAAGCTGAAGGCAGGCGACCTGATCGCCGTTTCGACAGCCGGCGCCTATGGCGCGGTGCAGGCCGGTACCTACAACACCAGGCTTCTGGTGCCGGAGGTGCTGGTCGACGGCGACCGCTTCCATGTCGTACGGCCGCGCCAGACCTATGAGGACCTGATCGGCCTGGATTCGGTCCCCGACTGGCTGAAGTAACCCAGGCGGCGCGCCTTAAGGAGCTAGCCATGCTGGAAAAAAACACGATCACGCGCGAGCGCATCGCTGCTGTCGAGCCGCGCATCCGTCCCTATGTGCGCCATACGCCGGTCATGCGCGTCGACATGGCAGATTTCGGCCGGCCTGCTTTTGCGGTCGACCTGAAGCTCGAATGCCTGCAGCATTCCGGCTCGTTCAAGGCGCGCGGCGCCTTCACCAACCTGCTCGAGCGCCAGGTCCCCGAAGCCGGCGTGGTCGCCGCGTCGGGCGGCAATCATGGTGCGGCTGTCGCTTACGCCGCCATGAAGCTCGGGCACAGGGCGACCATCTTCGTGCCCGAGGTCAGCCCGCCGGCGAAGCTCGAGCGCATTCGCGGCTATGGCGCCGAGCTGGTGGTCGGCGGCGCGCGCTATGCCGAGGCGCTCGCCGCGAGCGAGGATTTCGCGGCCAGGACCGGCGCCTTGCAGGTGCACGCCTTCAACCAGGAGGAAACACTGCTCGGCCAGGGCACGCTCGGCTTGGAGATCGAAGCCGATTTGCCCGAGATCGACACGCTGCTGGTCGCCGTCGGCGGCGGCGGGCTGATCGGCGGCATCGCCGCCTGGTTCGCTGGCCGCATCCGCATCGTCGCCATCGAGCCCGAGGGCGCTCCGACGCTTTACCGCGCCTTGGAGGCCGGAGAGCCGGTCGACGCGCCTGCCGAAGGCATCGCCGCCGATTCGCTGGCGCCGAAGCGCGTCGGCGAGATGATGTTTCCGATCGCCGAGGCCTTCGTCGAGCGCTCGATACTGGTCAGCGACGACGACATCGTGGCGGCGCAGAAGGCGCTGTGGGACCGCGTGCGAATCATCGCCGAGCCGGGTGGCGCCGCGGCCTTCGCCGCCATGCTTTCCGGGCGTTACGTGCCCTCGGAGGGCGAGCGCGTGGCGGTCCTGGTCTGCGGTTCGAACACCAATCCGGCCAATTTCTGATCATAACCCGGCCAAACCGCTTCACGTTTTTGGAACCCGCCTCGCCTTTGCCGTGTTTGTTGGTATCCTTCTGTTGATGACGTCCGGGCTATCCCGCCTGGACAGGAAGGGCCGATGACCGAACGACCCATTTCCAGCGGCGAACGCGGCCTGGCCGGGCGCCTGGCGCTCAGCCGGTCGGCGACGCGGGCCTCGATAGTCTTCGAGCGCGCCTGGCCGCTCGTGCTGCCGCTGTTGATCGTCATCAGCCTGTTCCTCAGCTTTTCATGGTTCGGCCTGTTCCCACGCCTGCCGGACGCGGCGCGCATCGGTCTGCTGATCCTGTTCGCGCTGGCGGGTATCGCGGCGCTCTATCCGCTTCGCTTCTTCCGCATGCCCTCGGCCGCCGAGATCGACCGCCGCATCGAGGCGGCGAACGAATTGCTGCACAGCCCGGTCCAGGTGCAGACCGACCGGCCGAGCGGCGCCGAGAGCATCTTCTCGCAGGCGTTGTGGCGCGAGCATCAGAAGCGCATGGCCGAGCGGCTCTCGAGCTTAGGTGCCGACCGGCCGCGCACCGGCGTGCCGGACTATGATCGCTGGGGCCTGCGCGCCGTGGCGGGGCTGCTGTTCGTCACCGCTTTGGCCTTTTCCTTCGGCCCATTCGGCGGTAGGGTCGGCGACGCTTTTGTCGCCCGCGCCGCGCACGATGCCGTGCCGCCGCGCATCGACGCCTGGGTGACGCCGCCCGCCTATACCGGCAAGGCGCCGCTGTTCCTGACCGCCGATGCCAACCAGGCCGTCCAGACCTTTTCCGTTCCGCAGGGCAGCGACGTTTCGCTCCGCGTCACCGGCGGCTCGGGCGAGGAAACGCTGAGCTACTCCGATCAAGGCGGCAATGACCGCGCCATCGAGCCCGCCGCACCCAAAGCGCCAGCTGCCGCCAGCCAGACGGCGCCAAATGTCCGCCAGTTCTCCGGCAAGCTGAACACCAACGGCACGCTGACGCTGAAATCCGGCGATAGCGATCTCGGCCACTGGGCTTTCGCGGTCATCCCAGACAAGCCGCCAACGATCCGCTTCGTCGGCGAGCCGAAGCGCGCCGTCAACGGCGCCATGGAGCTCAACTATCAGGTCGACGACGATTACGGCGCGGCCTCCGCCAAGGCCGTTTTCGAACTGTCGGACCCGCCGGCCGCCAATGCGCATCCGCTTTACGGCGCACCCGAGATGCCGCTGACCCTGCCGCGGCGCGGCGGCAAGGCGAGCGCGGCGAAGACGACCAAGGACCTGACCGAGCATGTCTGGGCCGGCGGCAACATCAAGCTGACGCTGAGCGTCACCGACGATGCCGGCCACACAGCGACCAGCGAAACCAAGACGCTTGTCATGCCCGAGCGGCCATTCGCCAATCCGCTGGCCCGCGCGGTGATCGAACAGCGCCGGTTGCTGGCGCTCGACACCAATGCCAAGCCGCGCGTCCTCGACCTGATGGACGCGATCACTCTGCGGCCCGAGGACACGTTCGACAACATGTCGAACTATCTCGCCATCATGAGCGCGCGGAGCCGGCTGAAGCTCTCCGAGAGCGACGACCAGTTGCGCAACGTCGTCTCCTATCTGTGGGAAATCGCGCTCGGCATTGAGGAAGGCAATCTGTCGGCCGCCGAGCGGCGGCTGCGCCAGGCGCAGCAGGCGTTGCAGGACGCCATCAAGAACGGCGCCAGCGATCAGGAGATCGAGAAGGCGATGAAGGAACTGCGCGAGGCGATGAATCAGTTCCTGCAGGAATTCGCCCAGCGCGCGCAGCAGAACCCGAACGCGCCGCAGATGCAGCAGAACGGACGCGAGTTGCGCCAGAGCGATATCGACCGCATGATGGATCAGATCGAGAATCTGGCCAAATCGGGCGACCGCGACAAGGCGCAGCAGCTTCTCTCCGAGCTACAGGACATGATGAACAACCTGCAGGCCGGCCGCCAGCAGCCGGGCGGCGAGCAGGACAGCGAGCTGCGCCAGCAGATGGACAAGCTTGGCGACATCATGCGCCGCCAGCAGGAGATGATGAACGACACCTTCCGCCTCGATCAGATGCAGCGTGGCTCGCGCGACAATGGCGAACAACAATTCGGCGAGGACGGCGAGCAGCAGCAAGGCCAGGACGAGCAACGGCCGGGTCCCGGCCAGGATCGCGATCCGCTGGGACGGCCGAAAATGTCGCCGAAGGATTTGGCCGATGCGCTGAAACAGCTGCAGGAAGGCCAGGGCCAGCTGCAGAGCGAACTCAACCAGCTGAAGAAGGGGCTGGAGGGCATGGGCATGGAGCCCAATGAAGGCTTCGGCGAGGCCGGCAAGTCGATGGGCGACGCCGAGCGGTCGCTCGGCCAGGGCGATGGCGACCAGGCCGTCGGCCACCAGGGCCGTGCGCTGGAAGCGCTTCGCCGCGGCGCCAAGGACATGATGAAGCAGATGCAGGCCATGCAGGGCGACCAGGGCGGCAGCGAACAGGGCGGCCGCGAGCAGAATGCCGACCGCGATCCACTCGGACGGCCGCGCGCCACCAACGGACCGGATGACGGCACATCGGTCAAGGTTCCCGACGAGATCGACGTGCAGCGCGCCCGCCAGATCCTCGATGCGATCCGCAAGCGGCTAGGCAACGCGCTGAGCCCCGATATCGAGCGCAGCTACCTCGAACGGCTGCTGGAGCTGAAATAGACCGCCCGCATCAATCTCGGATCGCATCACACCGTGCCGAAGCTTGGAAGCGTCACCCCGATCCTGCGCATGTTCGACATCGCCAAGGCGCGCGAATTCTATCTCGATTTCCTCGGCTTCGAGATCCGCTTCGAACATCGCTTCGACGACAATGCGCCGCTCTACATGGGTATCACTCGCGACAGCTGCGAATTGCATCTAAGCGAGCATCACGGCGACGGCTCGCCAGGCGCCAACATTCGCGTCGAGGTGGCCGACATCGCGGCGCTGCATCGTGAACTGACGGCGAAGAAATATCGCTACGCCCGACCGGGATTGGAAGAGACGCCTTGGCGGACACGGGAGGTCACAGTCGGCGACCCGTTCGGCAACCAGCTGACTTTCTACGAAGACATGCCGGACCGATAGGACGGGCAACCGCACCGATGTGGAACCGTTCTGCGTTCGTGAAACGGCGAAAATACTCTGGCTTTGCTACAGCCCAATCGTCGCGCCTGCCTGCCGGGTCAGCATGAACGCCTCGCGGATCGCGTTCTCCATGCCGTCGATTGCCTCGCCGGTCGCCAGCGGATTGCGGTGCAGGACGACATTGGAGGAATCGATGTCGCCGAAGCCGTCGGCCGCCGTCAGCTCGCGGCAATCGGCCGGGATGTTGCTGCGCGAGATCGGCGCGATCGCCAGGCCGGACGTGACCGCGAGCGTCAGGCCGCCATTGGTGTCGCTGGTGTAGGCGACGCGATAGTCGAGGCCGCGCTGCTGCAGCGACTTGATGGCGAAGTCGCGGCACCAGCCGTTGCGGCTGTAGAGCGCGATCGGCACCGGCCGTTCCTCATGCATGTGGTGCAGCGTCGAGGTCACCCAGACCGTCGGATCGTGCATCAGCACCTCGCCGCCGGAAGAGCCCTCCCATTCAAACACCACCGCGAGGTCGAGCTCGCCGGCCGCAAGCGCCCGCACCTGCGAATCCGAATGCGCGTAGCGCACCGTGACCTCGACGCGCGGATGCCGCTTGGCGAACTCGCCCAGCGCCCGCGACAGGATCGAGCGGCCATATTCGGCCGGGATGCCGATGCGCACCAGGCCGCCGAGCGGCGGCGCCACCAGCGAGGCCGCCGTCTCGTCGAGCAGCGAGACGATCCGGCGCGCGTTGACGATGAGCTCGCCGCCACGGCGCGTCAGCGCCACGCCGCGCGAGCCGCGTTCGAAAAGATCGTCGCCGACCATCTCTTCCAGCTTCTTCATCTGCATGGACACAGCCGATTGCGTGCGCCCGGCCTTCTCCGCCGCGCGCGTGAAATTGCCGGTCTCGGCCACCGCCACGAAGGTGCGCAGGAGGTCGCTGTCGAGGACTGGTCTCATCAAAGTCGCCATAAGAAAATCTGATTGCTGGCATCATTCCAATTCGTTTGCAAGATGTCAAACACCGCAGGATAGTCGCGACACCCATTGGATATGCGACCGCGAAATCGGCCGCGGACCAATCGAAGAGTCCTCACTCGTGCCCGCTGCCTGAAAAAGGTGGCGGGTTCTTTTTCGCTGGATCGATCATGCAAAACCGGATGGTGCTTGGCATTCTGAGCCTTTGCCTCGGCGTGCTGGTCTTTTCGCTGCAGGATCCGCTGGTGAAGGCGGTGTCGGGCGGCTATCCGGTGACCGAGGTGATGGCGATTCGCGCCATCGTCGCCTTGCCGATCCTGATCGTCATCGTCCAGGCCGATGTCGGCCTGAGAGCGGTGCTGTCGAAACGCTTCGGCATGCTGACGCTGCGCGCCTTCATCCAGTTCTCGTCCTACACGGTCTATTATCTGGCGATCGCCGCGCTGCCGCTGGCCGACGCGGTGGCGCTTTATTTCATGGCGCCGCTGTTCATCATGGCGGTGGCCGGACCCTATCTCGGCGAGCGGGTCTCGTGGAAGACGCTGGCGACGGTGCTGATCGGCCTTGTCGGCGTGCTCGTGATGGTGCGGCCCGGCGCCGGCGTGTTCGACTGGGCAGCGATTTTGTCGCTGGGCTCGGCCTTTCTCTACGGTTTTTCGCAACTGATGGCGCGCCGCATCGGCGACACCGAATCGTCGACCGTGATGGCCTTCTACCAGAACGGCGCCTATCTCAGCGGCGCCGTCGCCGTCGCGGCCGTCTTCCACCTTGCCGGCATCACCCATGCGGCGCATCCGAGCGTCGAATTCCTGGTGCGGCCATGGGTGTGGCCGACAATGCCGGATTTCCTGAAGATGGCTGCCTGCGGCCTCGTCGCGTCCGCCGGCATGATCCTGCTGTCGCAGGCCTATCGCATGGCGCCGGCCAACCGCGTCGCGACGTTCGAATACACCGGCATCCTGTGGTCGCCACTTTGGGGTTTCCTGTTCTTCGCCGAGGTGCCGCGGGAAACCACCGTGCTGGGCGCGGCGCTGATCATCGGCGCCGGCCTGCTTGCGCTCGGCGGCGGGCCCCGGCGAAGTGCCGCGCCGGCGGCCCCTGTCACGGCTGATGCGGTCTCAAGCGAAGCAGCTTAATGCCTTGCCGACGCGGGCACGGATCTCAGCCAGCGTGAAGGGCTTCTGCACGACGTCGAGGATGATGCCGTTGAGTTCCTCGGCCCGCTCGCGCTGGTCGGCATAGCCGGTCATCAGCATGATCCGCATCGCCGGGAATTCTCGCGCGGCCGCCGTCGCCATCTCGATGCCGTCCATCTCCGGCATGCGGATGTCGGACACCACCAGATCGTAGCCGCCGCGGGCCTGCCGGATCGCATCCAGCCCCTGCCCGCCGTCGGTGGCGACGGTGACATTATGGCCGTCGCGCTCCAGCGCGCGGGCAGCGAGGGTACGGACGGACTCATCGTCCTCGACGATCAGAAGCTTTGCCATACCGAGATAGATGCCGCCGAAACGTTGACGTTTTCTGAAAATTCTAACGATCGGCAGCTTTTCGGAAGGAACTCCGGCGTCCTCTCAGGCGTCGCCCTTCACCACTCCGACGAACGGCAGCTCGCGGAACGCATGCGCGACGTCCATGCCGTAGCCGACGACGAAATAGTCCGGGCAGTCGAAGCCGACATAGTCGGCGTTGAGCGCGGTCTGGCGGCGCATCCGCTTGTCGAGCAGCACCGCGATGGCGCAGCTCTTGGCGCCGCGCGACAGCATCAGGTCGCGGGTGTAGGAAAGCGTCTTGCCGGATTCCAGTATGTCGTCGATCAACAGCACGTCGCGGCCGGCGACCTCATTGTCGATGTCGCGTAGCACCCTCACTTTGCCGCTCGTGGTGCCCGCGCCGTAGCTGGAGATGAAGATGAACTCGACTTCCGGCGACAGGCCGACATCATGCATGGCGCGGATGAGATCGGCGGCGAAGACGAACGAGCCCTTGAGGATCGAGATCACCAGGAGGTCGTGGTAGTCGCGCCCGGCGATTTCCTTGGCGAGCTCGAGATTGCGGCGCGCGATCGCCGACGCCGAAAACAGGACCTCGATGTCCTTGCCACGCACAACTGGCATATTTTGTCCTTCAAAAATCAGCTGCAACGCCGGAAGGTAAGGTGTGCGGAGATTCAGGTCAGGCCGAGTCGAAAACGATGGCTTCCGAGAACCGGAGCGGAGCGTACTTGAAGTACCTGAGCACCGGAAGCGCAGGAAGCCGTGGTTCGCAGGTCGGCCTCACCTGAATATCCGCACACCTAGCCGGCGAAGACTACGGAGACGGTCCTGATGCCGTCTTTAGGCACATCGAGGCGGCTGGAAAAGCCGAATCTTTCGCCGGGCGCCAGCGAGCGGTTGGATGTCCCCAGCCTGTAGCGGGTGATGTTGGCGTTGTTGTCGGTGACGCGGATTTCGAGCGGCGGCAGCGTTTCCGACCTCATCCCGTCATTGGCGGCCTCGCCGTCGACGAATAGGACCGGCTTCAATCCCGACGCATCGATGCGCGACGTCACGCCGGAAATGGTGAGCGCGCTCGTCGGCGCGGCGGTGGTCCAGAAGGGGCTCTGCCGGACCAGCGCATGACCTCCCGAAACCCAGAAGGAGGCGAGCGCTATGCCGACGCCGGCGATCCAGAACATCGGACCGCCCCGCGAGGGCCGCGACGGCGCGGGTTCCGGTTTGCGCAGCATGCCCATGCCTTCGATGGCCGGCCTCGGCGGGATCTGCGGCGGGGGTGCCGCCGGCGCCGCGGCAAAACGCGGCAGCACAACGTAGTCGGCGTCGAGGATATCGGCGGCATCGAGCATGACGCGCTCCGGCGCGGCATTTGTTGCCGGGCCGGTCATGATTTCGCCGGAAACAGGGCGCGCGGTTCTGTCGTCAGCCATTGCGGCACCAGTGCAGTCTTCGTTTCTTTTGCGTAAACGGAATTGGTTAACGCTTCCCCACCGGAATGGCTTTGATGCACGCTGAACGTCGAAAAATTAACCGCCGGTTAACCATGCCGGCCGATGGTCTGTTAACGTAGATTGTGGCGCGTCGCCGCCGAAAGTTTCAGGTCGCCGAACGTGATCCGCTTCGAAAATGTCGGCCTCCGCTATGGCATGGGTCCGGAGATCCTCCGCGATATTTCCCTGCACATTCCGGAGCGCTCCTTCCAGTTCCTGAGCGGCCCTTCGGGCGCCGGCAAGACCACCTTGCTGCGTCTTTTGTTCATGTCGCTGAAGCCGACGCGCGGGCTGATCACCATCTTCGGCAAGGACCGATCGCGCATCTCGCGCAGCGAATTGCCGCTGCTGCGCCGCCGCATCGGCGTGGTGTTCCAGGATTTCCGCCTGCTCGACCATATGACCACCTACGAGAATGTCGCGCTGCCCTTGAGGGTGCGCGGGCGCGAGGAGGCGAGCTACCGCACCGACGTCACCGAGCTTCTGAAATGGGTCGGCCTCGGTGACCGCATGCATGTGCTGCCTCCGGTGCTGTCCGGCGGCGAGAAGCAGCGCGCCGCGATCGCGCGCGCCCTCATCGAGCAGCCGGAGATCCTTCTGGCCGACGAGCCGACCGGCAATGTCGATCCGCCGCTGGCGCGCCGGCTGCTCAGGCTGTTCATCGAACTCAACCGACTGGGCACCGCCGTGGTCATCGCCACCCACGACCTCGGCTTGATGGAACAGGTCGATGCGCGCCGCATGATCCTGGCTGGCGGAAGGCTGGACGTCTATGACTGACTTTCCGGCCGATCATCTCCAGGACGAAACCGCCGAGGCGCCGGTGACAGTCCGGCGCGTCCAGCGCAAGATGGCGCCGATCGTGCCGGCGCAGAACATCGCCGGCCGGGCGCTGGTGCTGGTCATCGCCATCATGACCTTCCTGTCCTGCCTCACCTTCGGCGCGGTGACGCTGGTGCGCGATACGGCATCGGTCTGGGAGAACCAGATTTCGCGCGAGGCCACGATCCAGATCAAGCCGGCCGACGGTCTCGACATGGAAGCGGCCCTTGCCCAGGCCTCGCAAATCGCCAGCGAATTCCCCGGCGTGAAGGGCACCAAGATCATCGACCGCGACGCCACCGCGCGCCTTCTCGAGCCATGGCTTGGCAGCGGTCTCAACATCGACGAATTGCCGGTGCCGCGCCTCATCATCGTCACCATCGACGAGGCCAGCCCCCCGGACTTCGCCGCCATGCGCGCCGCCATCACGCCCAAGATCCCGACTGCCGCGCTCGACGACCACCGCACCTGGGTCGACCGCCTGGTCGCCATGGCGCACACCACGGTGACCATCGGCATCGCCGTTTTGGTGCTGATGCTCTCGGCGACCGTTCTGACTGTGGTGTTCGCCACGCGCGGCGCCATGGCCGGCAACGGCCATATCATCGAGGTGCTGCACTTCGTCGGCGCCGAGGCGCGCTTCATCGCACGCGAGTTCCGCTGGCATTTCCTGGTCACCGGCATGAAGGGCGCGGCCGCCGGCGGTGCGCTCGCGATCGTGGTCTTCATCGTGTTTTCCTGGTGGTCGTCCCGAAACATGGCCACGCCCCAGGCCGACCAGGCGACCGCCTTGTTCGGCAATTTCGCCATCGGTTCGGCAGGCTATTTCGGCGTCGGCCTGATGGTGCTGGTCATCGGCGCGTTGACCGCAGCGACCTCACACGCCACCGTCGTCGCCTATCTCAGCGACATCGATGTTCGCCAGCCGGATGCGGGCTGATCCATGAGCTCGATCCAGAAACCGGCGCAAGCGCTATATAAGACAACGATCACACACGAGACACCTGCCGTAACGCAATGTGCGCGCCTTACCCATCAAACGCCGCATTTCGGAGTTAACCATGGGATGCTTTCAGGATTAACCTGGGGATGATGGAAGCGCGGGATTCGATCGATACGGTTGGACGGATGCCGGCGATGCGCGTGCGCAGCGCTGCCCCCGCCTCGCTTGGTCGTCTGCGGCTCGCTTTGCGCGTCTGCGGTTTCGCGGTTCTCGCCGCGCTGGTGCTTTTTGCCGGCGGCTTCGGCTGGTTCGCCGACAAGGTCAGCCACATGACGACCCCGCTCAACCCGGCCAGAGCCGACGCCATCATCGTGCTCACCGGCGGACAGTCGCGGCTCGACGCGGCGATGGACCTGCTGGCCTCCGGCAAGGGCGAACGCTTGCTGATCAGCGGCGTCCATCCCTCGGCCACTAGGCGCCAGTTGCAGGCGGCGATGGGCGGCGACAAGCAGCTCTTCTCCTGCTGCGTCGATATCGACCGCGCCGCACTCGATACCATCGGCAATGCCGAGGAAAGCGCCAAATGGGTGGAGAACCACGCCTATGGCAGCATCATCATCGTCACCAACAACTACCACATGCCACGCAGCCTGCTCGAGATGGGCCGGCTGTTGCATGGCGCGCGCCTCGAACCCTATCCGGTGGTCAACACCAATCTCGGCAATGGCGGCTGGCTGACCAAGCCGGAGGCGCTGCGCGTGCTGCTCACCGAATACAGCAAATATGTGCTGTCGCTGGCGCGCGGCTTCCTGCCGCTGCGCGCGACGCCCGAGGGCGTCACGCTGGCGGAAGCATCGACCGTGGTGAAGAACTAAAGCCTGGCCGCACCATCGCGCAGGCGGGCATTCTCCTGCTCCAGGCCGGCGATGCGCCGGTCGCGCTCGGCAAGCGCCGCTGCGACATCCGCCGCCTCGAAACGTTGCGGAATGTGTTGCGGGCAATTGGCATCCCAGGCCGTGACGGTGAACAGGATCGCCTGCTCCGGCCGGGCTTTGTAGTCCGCCGGCATCAGCCTCGCCGTCAGCTCCGTGTCATTTTCGACGACCCGCGCCCTGCCCCAGATCTTGATGCGCTGCCTGAGCATGTAGTCGATCAGGAACAGGAAGGCCTGGTCGTTGTCTTCGAGATTGCCCTGGGTGATGAACTGCCGGTTCCCGGAAAAATCCGCGAAGCCGATCACGTGCTCGTCCAGCACCTTGAGGAAGCCGGCCGGCCCGCC
It contains:
- a CDS encoding LysR family transcriptional regulator, whose amino-acid sequence is MRPVLDSDLLRTFVAVAETGNFTRAAEKAGRTQSAVSMQMKKLEEMVGDDLFERGSRGVALTRRGGELIVNARRIVSLLDETAASLVAPPLGGLVRIGIPAEYGRSILSRALGEFAKRHPRVEVTVRYAHSDSQVRALAAGELDLAVVFEWEGSSGGEVLMHDPTVWVTSTLHHMHEERPVPIALYSRNGWCRDFAIKSLQQRGLDYRVAYTSDTNGGLTLAVTSGLAIAPISRSNIPADCRELTAADGFGDIDSSNVVLHRNPLATGEAIDGMENAIREAFMLTRQAGATIGL
- a CDS encoding DMT family transporter, coding for MQNRMVLGILSLCLGVLVFSLQDPLVKAVSGGYPVTEVMAIRAIVALPILIVIVQADVGLRAVLSKRFGMLTLRAFIQFSSYTVYYLAIAALPLADAVALYFMAPLFIMAVAGPYLGERVSWKTLATVLIGLVGVLVMVRPGAGVFDWAAILSLGSAFLYGFSQLMARRIGDTESSTVMAFYQNGAYLSGAVAVAAVFHLAGITHAAHPSVEFLVRPWVWPTMPDFLKMAACGLVASAGMILLSQAYRMAPANRVATFEYTGILWSPLWGFLFFAEVPRETTVLGAALIIGAGLLALGGGPRRSAAPAAPVTADAVSSEAA
- a CDS encoding response regulator; protein product: MAKLLIVEDDESVRTLAARALERDGHNVTVATDGGQGLDAIRQARGGYDLVVSDIRMPEMDGIEMATAAAREFPAMRIMLMTGYADQRERAEELNGIILDVVQKPFTLAEIRARVGKALSCFA
- the hpt gene encoding hypoxanthine phosphoribosyltransferase; translated protein: MPVVRGKDIEVLFSASAIARRNLELAKEIAGRDYHDLLVISILKGSFVFAADLIRAMHDVGLSPEVEFIFISSYGAGTTSGKVRVLRDIDNEVAGRDVLLIDDILESGKTLSYTRDLMLSRGAKSCAIAVLLDKRMRRQTALNADYVGFDCPDYFVVGYGMDVAHAFRELPFVGVVKGDA
- the ftsE gene encoding cell division ATP-binding protein FtsE, translating into MIRFENVGLRYGMGPEILRDISLHIPERSFQFLSGPSGAGKTTLLRLLFMSLKPTRGLITIFGKDRSRISRSELPLLRRRIGVVFQDFRLLDHMTTYENVALPLRVRGREEASYRTDVTELLKWVGLGDRMHVLPPVLSGGEKQRAAIARALIEQPEILLADEPTGNVDPPLARRLLRLFIELNRLGTAVVIATHDLGLMEQVDARRMILAGGRLDVYD
- a CDS encoding cell division protein FtsX; amino-acid sequence: MTDFPADHLQDETAEAPVTVRRVQRKMAPIVPAQNIAGRALVLVIAIMTFLSCLTFGAVTLVRDTASVWENQISREATIQIKPADGLDMEAALAQASQIASEFPGVKGTKIIDRDATARLLEPWLGSGLNIDELPVPRLIIVTIDEASPPDFAAMRAAITPKIPTAALDDHRTWVDRLVAMAHTTVTIGIAVLVLMLSATVLTVVFATRGAMAGNGHIIEVLHFVGAEARFIAREFRWHFLVTGMKGAAAGGALAIVVFIVFSWWSSRNMATPQADQATALFGNFAIGSAGYFGVGLMVLVIGALTAATSHATVVAYLSDIDVRQPDAG
- a CDS encoding YdcF family protein, with product MMEARDSIDTVGRMPAMRVRSAAPASLGRLRLALRVCGFAVLAALVLFAGGFGWFADKVSHMTTPLNPARADAIIVLTGGQSRLDAAMDLLASGKGERLLISGVHPSATRRQLQAAMGGDKQLFSCCVDIDRAALDTIGNAEESAKWVENHAYGSIIIVTNNYHMPRSLLEMGRLLHGARLEPYPVVNTNLGNGGWLTKPEALRVLLTEYSKYVLSLARGFLPLRATPEGVTLAEASTVVKN
- a CDS encoding pyridoxamine 5'-phosphate oxidase family protein — protein: MSESTSDVAFTPTVKAIQSRKGSRDSYARVEQRGGWRATITPDLAAFIAAQTSVFLATANAEGQPYIQHRGGPAGFLKVLDEHVIGFADFSGNRQFITQGNLEDNDQAFLFLIDYMLRQRIKIWGRARVVENDTELTARLMPADYKARPEQAILFTVTAWDANCPQHIPQRFEAADVAAALAERDRRIAGLEQENARLRDGAARL